CTTCTCGTTGTGACAGTTACTAGTGCAGTTGTCGATATTGCtgaattcttcatcagtaGTGTTTGTAGAAGCATTGCCAATATTTGCATTCTTGCTGCCCACTTCCTCTGTCAAGGAAAGTGGTCTGGATAGATCTAATTCCCCATGTCTTATTTTGTCAGCAGCGCTGTATTTAGAAATCAACTCGTTCATGGCTTGGCTTCTTTGTCCTATGGAGCTGCCCTCTCTCTTGTGCATTGATGCAAGGCTGTGTGGCAAGCAATTGTTTTCTATTCTCGACATCTCAAGGGCACCAGGGCTGGAATAAGATGAAGAAACTCTGCATATTTCAGTATGTGCCagattatttttgaatttaaaaGATCCGTCATTCGAATTTCGAAGAGTTGAGCCCTTGTACGGTTTGATGTAGCCAGTTGGGCTTTCACAGTATGCTCGTGATCCCATATCATTTGTAGTGATCGAGTTAAAAGATAAATCGCTGTTACTTCTCCTATCCTCGGATTGGTAAGTATTCGATGGATGTGTAATACTTGGTGATTCTGGAATGCCAGTAAATTTGTACTCGTTAGAAGGGCTTGCTGCCCGAGAAAGACTTTCACCATCTGGCTTTTTTGTATGTCTAAAATCCAGTCCAACCACCCTCCACATCCcaaaattcatcattagGAAGCtttgaataaataaaaaaatacatgaaTAAGCGACACCtttttcagcttcatcAGCGGTGAAGATAGAGCCATTACCCATGCTTTGTATGTAAGCAATAGGTAAATCTGATATGTTTGGGAAGAAGCCCGCGAATATAAGAccccaaaaaaatttcttagGAACTGTTGTAGCAAATGTAGTAAATAGGGCGCCTGTGGCGCCTATAAAGAACAGAATGAAAGCAGAAAGTATTATCACTCCAATCTCCTTAATATCCCTCCATGAAATATTGGACACAATTTTATTAAACGTTAAGCAAGGTAGAATTGCGTTAACGACCATATTTGATATACCTTTGGCATTTTCCATGGAAACAATATCGAACTTGGCCAGTAAATAGCCAACAAACATGATGGTATATATCTTAAATATGGGTTTCAGAGCAATGTAGATTGCAGCACCCAGAGTAATAGACATCTCggtttttttgttgaaatttcaagaaattattCCGGCATACAAAATATGGCacactttttcttccttgatTAAACCACATATAGAGTTATAACATTATACATCAGAGAAGACGAGCTAAATAAGCCCTCGCACTGGGTTTCTCCTTCTCTTATATGCTACGGCCTTGGAGTAAATATGACTAACTTTATAGGTAAAAACTTACCTAAGAAACCAGGTATACaacgaaaataaaataagatACACCAGGGGGAATAGAATAAGATATACCTTACCAGTTTCTCGATGTGCGCTCCCTTAGATGAAGACAATATGCCGAATTTTTTATAACACCGATGGTGCAATCTTTCTCCTTAGTTTTGTGCCAAATTGCGCCGCGGAATATCCGCGGAACGTTGCGCAACATGAGCCTCAGGCGCTTCTGACTTTTCATGTAAATTTCATTTGGACCGTactaaaaattttctcgaAGAAGCTTCTGGCTTAGTTCACGCCCGTTTAGTTTGCAGGCGGGCTCCTAGTGAGTAGCAGCTTATTGGATATATTATTCGACTAAAGTCAAGTTTTTTTGAGCGGTAATATCCCTTTAACCCTGGTCAAAGTAACATTCTCCTACTAATTCGGTACGGATGAAAGGAGTAGACTGTGTACGGAAACTAGATTGTATTTGGATTTAactaatatatataatagCTTGcgcaaaaaaatgtatatatatatatatatatatatatgcatgtCTATTACCAAGTGCATAAAGTCTTTATATTTTCGCTTTCTTAGCTGATCAGTAAAACATTCTGTATATTGAACTGATGGATAAATAATTTCTTATAACTGAATAGagcaaaattgaaaaatgaagaaaaggaaaagacgGGAATTTTCTATTTCATTATGAAgttttcctcattttcgaagtttatttctttttttgagagaaaaattgattctCTACGGCAGAAATGATAGCAGGGACAACTTCTGAGTTAGCCAAAGTGGTTAGATCACCTAATTGTTCGGCCTCGTTAGAAGCAACCTTTCTTAGAACTCTTCTCATAATCTTGCCTGACCTTGTTCTTGGCAGGTCTCTTACTAAAATAATAGTCTTTGGAGAAGCGAAGGGACCAATTTCACCTCTGACTTGGAGAATTAATTCTCTACGTAAATTATCTGGTGTAATATGTTCTGCATCGCCTTCAGCGGCGTTGTTTTGTAGATAACCATCCTTTAGTGAAACGTATGCAACGACGGTTTGACCGGTCAATTCATCTGGGATACCGACGACAGCAGCCTCTGAGACGTTTTCATGGTTAGAAATGGATGCTTCGATTTCTGACGTGGATAGCCTATGACCGGAAACATTTACAACGTCGTCAACTCTGCCTCTGATCCAGTAGTAACCATCGTGGTCTCTACCGGCACCGTCACCTGTAAAATAGTGACCAGGATAAGGTTTTAAGTAAGTATCCATATAACGGTCGTGGTGGTTCCAAACCGATCTAGCCATGGATGGCCACGAAGATTTAACGGCAAGGACACCTTCGACGTCATTACCTTCTAATTCTACACCTGTCACGGGGTCAATGATACAAGCGTTGATACCAAAAAATGGTACAGTGGCAGAACCAGGCTTTGTTGGGACAGCACCTGCCAAAGGAGCAATCAAATGAGAACCGGACTCTGTTTGCCACATGGTGTCACAAATGACACAGTTTTTGTTACCCACTTTGTCGTGATACCATTCCCATAAGTCTGGAGATATTGGTTCACCGACCGAACCCAATACACGTAACGAAGAGGTATCATATTTTGCAATTTCAGCTTCACCTACGCGTTTGATTAATCTTAAGGCGGTTGGAGCCACATAGAAATGGGTAGCCTTATGACGTTGAATGATTCTCCAGTATCTACCATAATCTGGGTAAGCAGGAGTGGATTCGAAAATAATTGTTGCGGTACCCAAAGTTAATGGACCATAAAGGGCATAGGTGTGACCAGTGATCCAGCCGACATCACCCGCAGTGAAAAGTACATCTTCTGGGTGAATGTCGAAAACGTACCTGGTCGTTAAAGCGGCACCTAGTAAGTAACCACCAGTGGTATGCACGACACCCTTTGGAGAACCAGTGGAACCCGATGTGTACAGTAGAAATAAGGGATCTTCAGCATCGCATGAGACAGGAGGTAGGTATGTTCTTTGCTTAGCAGCTTCTTCGTGCCACCAGAAATCTCTACCAGCTTTCATTGGGACACCTTCGGTACCAGTTCTCTGGAAAACCAAGATGCGGGAGACCAAATCGACACCGTTTAAACCTTCGTCAACAATCTTCTTCGTATTAATGGTTTTACCACCTCTCTTACCTTCATCGCAAGTGATTACGACCTTGGAATTGGCGTCAACGACACGATCTTTCAACGAACCAGCGGAGAACCCAGCAAAAACTACTGAATGGATAGCACCAATACGAGCGACGGCCAACATAGCAATAACTGCCTCAGGAATCATTGGTAAATAGATAGCTACGGTGTCACCTTTTTTAACACCCCAACTTTTCAAGACACCGGCAATTTGTGAAACTTTTCTTAGTAATTCACCAAAGGTGATAATCTTATTATCAGATTCATCATCAGCTTCGTAGATCAAAGCAGGCTTGTCTGGATTAGCAAAGGCATGTCTGTCAACACAATTGTAAGAGGCATTTAGTTTACCATTTAAAAACCAGGCAACGTCACCATTGTTCAAAGAGCCGGATTTGACTTTGCTGTATGGAGCGTCCCAATGCAAATATTCCTTGGCCATCTTgtcaaagaatttttcaggcTCATTGATGGATTCTTGATACATTTCTTGATACTGTTGCATATCAGTAACATAACCCTTACCAGGCTGGCTGTTGTAGAAATGTTGAGGAGCTTTAAGAGCTTTTATGTTGTGAGCTTCATGAACCACTTTATGTTCCTTAATTGTCatcttttattgttatatTGTTTTACTTGGTTCTAtatgttttgttttgtatCTAACAACTATTAATCGCGGAGAAACACAATCCAGATATTTTACTacgttatatatatatatatatatatatatgtacaaatatttttaaGGTAGAGATTTATATAAGGTTTGATCGAGCTAAACGTGCGGTGCGATATCGTTGCCAAAATCCAGAGCACTATTTTCAGTCTCGAGGTAAAAAACGAtaaaaattatcaacaaaaacagTGACGAAGAAATTCAGTCACGAAAGTTTTTTAACtcgttcaaaaaaaaaaagccagcGGAATCGGCTACCAAATATCGGCAATAACGCTTCGGCCCCGGAAGTCGCATATGAATAATTTATACTAGATCTATGCTATATAGATGTGGCTATGTATGAATCATGTTTAAACTGACGTTTACGTTTATTGATTTATTACATTGGTGAGCGAGATCAATTCTTGCAAGCGTGCCAATTCGTTCCGATTGCTGCCTTCTCTCTCGTAGTTATTCACTGCAACTATCCTGCCATTTATTGTATTTCCCGAGAGGATGGCGCCATTACTGAGCTTAGCACTCATGCAGTCACATGCAGTAGCGGTGGCGAGCTTCTCTCTCTGCAGCTCCTTCCCTCGGAAGTAAATAGTATCGCCAAACGTATAGTCCTTCAGCTCGGCAGTTGGTCCTTGATACTCGGTATAGAAAGGCATGAAGCTCACCGCATACTCATTCAGATCCGTGGTGTCCTTGGTCATTGTGCGCTGTGCCCGTTCACTAAGTCAACTTGCGTTTGTCTGTCTGTCCTTGCCGGCTTTATCTCACTCCTTTGCTTTGTAACTTGTTGTAGTGCTCAGCGCGTCTGGTTTTCTCGACGAGGGTTGAACGGAGACAAGCTAAAATTGATCGAGGAAATGCGGAATAACAGTGCATATTCCAGGATGAATGGAAAATCCCTTCTGCAgcaacaatgaaaaagacTTTAAGGGATTTAAACTTCTCAAAGGAAATATCGATTAAGCAAATTGGCTAGCcaaaaagtagaaaaaaaaagcactAGATATGTCGTCGTTAAGGTCCAAAAAGAGGTCCTACCCGGATTCGAACCGGGGTTGTCCGGATCAAAACCGAAAGTGATAACCACTACACTATAGGACCAGTACTTCTTGCTGTCGATGGACTCTAAATCTACCTTCACCGACATCTCTTTGAATCAAATCCATCGCCACAAAATTCATACTCATTACTgtttgttgataattagtagttTAGTAAGTTGTAATAATTAATAATAAGCCGTTCTTTCTTAATGTATAcaagagaggtatataagCACGCGCTGATTGGTCGCATGAGACTTAATGGTTCAGACATAATTCGGAACATTTATGATAAGTTTTTGGTTATAGCTCATCTTCTTATACACTAAGTTCCGGCCAATTAATAGATCTTTATCTTATTGCTGCAGTAAAGCCTACTATTCGAATTTACCTACTCCAGTATAATTGGTATCATCATAAGAATGTTTCCGTTCACCCTTCTGATTAGTATCATGTTAAAGAATGCCCGTCATCACCTACCCCAATTTATATGAGCAAGTGTATAGTCGTAGTCACTTATTCCAACAGTTACAGATGCAAAGATATTAAGACTCGAAGATACTCAGAAAGGCCTTTGGATGTGCGCTACCAAATGATGGATCAAGCTCGTATGGCATTTTCATATCATGATCCTTTATCGCACGCAATCTGTTTGCTATTCCCTCTATAATATTGTTGCAAGCGGTAGTCCCCTCTTTTAATGACATCGATCTGCACAGCCGCTATGCAGCAAACTTTAGTCACCTTGTGGTGATTCGTTATGTAACCTGTGGAGTCGTTAAGTCCTTTGCCTCCGCGATAACCGTCTTACCCCCTAGCTTGGGAGCGCCATATCACACCGATAAAGTTAGCACAATCAAAGCTCATCGAGAAAACCGAGTAGGAAGGAGGGCCTTTCGCCTTTTAGCTTTTTAACTTTAATTCCCTTATATGCGGCATGGAATTTTATCGCCTGTTAGAAAAACAACTATTTCCCAATATATATGGCGTCCCTCCGATTTCTCCCGTTATCAAGTTCtaactaaaaaaaataccggTGCATAAATATGCGCCGCGTCTTGACCGTTGCTAATGAGAAAATAAGGCTCCATTATGATGTCACTACTATTCCTTGAATTAGCAGTGGAAACCCCTCACTACCGTACTTCGCTTGTTAAGAAGAGTCGAATGATATTGCTTGGCAACTCTTTATTCGATTCATGGCGATGATTGATGTCAATAGAGATTGATATGGCCGATTCACTTCTATAGGAGGAATTTGGAGAACCTGCATTGGTGCAATGAATGTAGGTGGGACAAGCGACCATCAAGACGTTGTTACCAGGcagaatcaaaatttttttattgcatAAAAGTCCAATCGTTGAATGTAAACTGCGATTAGTTCTCTTCAGGGAACTTGCCAAATTGCTTGTTTGTAATTGAGTCTAAATTCTTGGAGCGGCGGTAGAGGAAATAGCGCAACCTGCCGAACAGGCGTATCTGGATGAACAGAAATTTCAGTGACAAGGTTATGCACCGTGTTGGTGTATCGCGGTTCTGTAAGctggattttttgaagacttCTAACATAGACCGCTCAACTACTACTCTGACAGATGGAATTCTTGGCTGAAGTAATAGCAAACTTAATACAGGTGCATGAAATGCATCTTTTGCCAACAATTCTCACCAAAATTCCCTTATGGGTACAACAAGAAACCCTTCCTTACAACAAGCAACCGCAACTAACGGTGATCACCTTCTTCCAACGTTTTAACTCTTGATTCttttaaaaattcaattaGAGTAACTGCTTCGAAATTGTGCGTAGACATGGAGAGAAACGACAGCATCACCAGTGCTTGTAGATTGACCTCAAAACCACTATTTTCTGTTGACAATATCAGATTCAAAAAGTAGGGGGAGACGATAGAGGGAAGTAATGGAGAAGGTAGAACTGACGATACTTTGGCGAGACCAAAATCTAAACTGGACGTGATGGTCTTGAATTTCTCTTGAACTCTGTGATAATTACTGGGGTGACACCTTTGATGAAGGCTATAGCAGTAGAAAAGTAGAACATACCAGAAGTTCTTCTCAGGAATATGGGAGTCCACCGAAAGAAGTAAAAAATTCTACATaatattccaaaaaaagtttctttGTTTTAAAAGTTGTCTTTCATTGATTATATTACGCTATCAATCCTGGggcttcagcttccactacTTACGACGACAGATTGAATCTTGTTCTACTGGTTTTAAGTTTTGCGTCATCTAAAACACCGTGTATGATAGAACCTTTTATagagtgaaaaaataatctcGCTATGCCATACTAATGATGGATAGACGATAGCCGATTATCGTTCTACTATAGTTATTTGTGCGTcgagtttttttttggtgaaCTTCTGAGCTATTATATGAGGCTTGAAAAGACCGCGGCCATATATCATCTCGAGCATCTTTACCAATGACAAACTCAATCTAGTTCAGAACGTATACAATAAATGGTGAAATCAGCGAAATGAAAGATATAAGATTAAATTTActgtatttatttattaatTAGTAaattttatataaaaaagagtGAAAATTATATTCTGTCCCCTGATTGCCTACATTCTATGCCAACCTTCCTAGCAGTTTTCTAAGGTTAGATAGTCACGTGACAAGTTCATTTTGTACGTGTAACGGACTACTTCGAGCACACATAAGTATGTACTGCCTTGGATCATGATTCATGGGCGACAGTGGTGTGAACACTACGGTATTATTAATCACAATATATAGGGTTTTTTAAGTACTCAAGTCGAATTATAGAGTCTGCTAGAGCTTCTTATACAAATATTAGGGTTTTATTACGTATAGAATTTTGTTTCAACTCAACATTGTTTCATTATCGCATGTCTtggaaaaagtaaaatttATTGTCCCGTGAAGTTCTGTAACAGTTGTTGAGATCCCATTTTCTGAAAGTTGATGATATTAG
This genomic window from Saccharomyces kudriavzevii IFO 1802 strain IFO1802 genome assembly, chromosome: 12 contains:
- the SKDI12G1980 gene encoding uncharacterized protein (similar to Saccharomyces cerevisiae YLR152C; ancestral locus Anc_8.366), which produces MSITLGAAIYIALKPIFKIYTIMFVGYLLAKFDIVSMENAKGISNMVVNAILPCLTFNKIVSNISWRDIKEIGVIILSAFILFFIGATGALFTTFATTVPKKFFWGLIFAGFFPNISDLPIAYIQSMGNGSIFTADEAEKGVAYSCIFLFIQSFLMMNFGMWRVVGLDFRHTKKPDGESLSRAASPSNEYKFTGIPESPSITHPSNTYQSEDRRSNSDLSFNSITTNDMGSRAYCESPTGYIKPYKGSTLRNSNDGSFKFKNNLAHTEICRVSSSYSSPGALEMSRIENNCLPHSLASMHKREGSSIGQRSQAMNELISKYSAADKIRHGELDLSRPLSLTEEVGSKNANIGNASTNTTDEEFSNIDNCTSNCHNEKHNISAILERYNLRWLQYFIINCLRPASLGAILGIVCALIPWVKACFVSTYVHVHKAPDGEPVLNFLMDFTEYIGNACVPLGLLLLGGTLARLEIKSLPPGFIKSALLMTCCRLIVIPIIGVLWVNKLYSINWLDTRIGKFDMILTWSMPSATAQVYFTAFYTPACGDHIQMNCLSVLFVIQYAVLFITVAFIVTYTLKVDLKV
- the ACS2 gene encoding acetate--CoA ligase ACS2 (similar to Saccharomyces cerevisiae ACS2 (YLR153C); ancestral locus Anc_8.367), which codes for MTIKEHKVVHEAHNIKALKAPQHFYNSQPGKGYVTDMQQYQEMYQESINEPEKFFDKMAKEYLHWDAPYSKVKSGSLNNGDVAWFLNGKLNASYNCVDRHAFANPDKPALIYEADDESDNKIITFGELLRKVSQIAGVLKSWGVKKGDTVAIYLPMIPEAVIAMLAVARIGAIHSVVFAGFSAGSLKDRVVDANSKVVITCDEGKRGGKTINTKKIVDEGLNGVDLVSRILVFQRTGTEGVPMKAGRDFWWHEEAAKQRTYLPPVSCDAEDPLFLLYTSGSTGSPKGVVHTTGGYLLGAALTTRYVFDIHPEDVLFTAGDVGWITGHTYALYGPLTLGTATIIFESTPAYPDYGRYWRIIQRHKATHFYVAPTALRLIKRVGEAEIAKYDTSSLRVLGSVGEPISPDLWEWYHDKVGNKNCVICDTMWQTESGSHLIAPLAGAVPTKPGSATVPFFGINACIIDPVTGVELEGNDVEGVLAVKSSWPSMARSVWNHHDRYMDTYLKPYPGHYFTGDGAGRDHDGYYWIRGRVDDVVNVSGHRLSTSEIEASISNHENVSEAAVVGIPDELTGQTVVAYVSLKDGYLQNNAAEGDAEHITPDNLRRELILQVRGEIGPFASPKTIILVRDLPRTRSGKIMRRVLRKVASNEAEQLGDLTTLANSEVVPAIISAVENQFFSQKKK
- the RNH203 gene encoding Rnh203p (similar to Saccharomyces cerevisiae RNH203 (YLR154C)); amino-acid sequence: MTKDTTDLNEYAVSFMPFYTEYQGPTAELKDYTFGDTIYFRGKELQREKLATATACDCMSAKLSNGAILSGNTINGRIVAVNNYEREGSNRNELARLQELISLTNVINQ